A single window of Anomaloglossus baeobatrachus isolate aAnoBae1 chromosome 9, aAnoBae1.hap1, whole genome shotgun sequence DNA harbors:
- the LOC142251642 gene encoding glutamine synthetase, whose translation MSVSHSSRLNKGVREQYMKLPQGDMVQVTYVWIDGTGEGVRCKTKTLDYEPKSVEEVPEWNFDGSSTYQAEGSNSDMYLVPVRMFRDPFCLDPNKLVICEVLKYNRKPAETNLRYTCKRIMDMVSEHIPWFGMEQEYTLLGINGHPYGWPENGFPGPQGPYYCGVGADKVYGRDIVESHYKACLYAGVKICGTNAEVMPSQWEFQVGPCEGIEMGDHLWMARFILHRVCEDFGVVATLDPKPMTGNWNGAGCHTNYSTTEMRKEGGLKHIEDAIEKLGKRHDYHICVYDPRGGKDNSRRLTGQHETSNIHEFSAGVANRGASIRIPRQVGQEGFGYFEDRRPAANCDPYAVNEALVRTTILNEIGSETKDYWKN comes from the exons ATGTCTGTGTCTCACAGTTCCAGACTCAACAAGGGGGTGAGGGAGCAGTACATGAAGTTGCCCCAAGGTGATATGGTCCAAGTTACATACGTGTGGATTGATGGAACTGGAGAAGGCGTCCGCTGCAAAACAAAGACCCTGGACTATGAACCCAAATCTGTTGAAG AGGTCCCAGAATGGAATTTCGATGGGTCAAGCACTTACCAAGCCGAAGGGTCAAACAGCGACATGTACCTTGTCCCAGTGAGGATGTTCAGAGACCCATTCTGCCTTGACCCAAACAAGCTTGTCATCTGTGAAGTCCTAAAGTACAACCGGAAACCAGCAG AAACCAACTTGCGTTACACGTGTAAGCGGATTATGGACATGGTGTCCGAACACATCCCTTGGTTTGGCATGGAGCAAGAATACACACTGCTCGGCATCAATGGACACCCATATGGGTGGCCTGAAAATGGCTTCCCTGGACCACAAG GTCCTTACTATTGTGGTGTTGGCGCAGACAAAGTGTACGGCCGGGATATTGTGGAGAGTCATTACAAGGCCTGTCTATATGCTGGAGTCAAAATCTGTGGCACCAATGCAGAAGTCATGCCATCCCAG TGGGAGTTCCAGGTTGGTCCTTGTGAAGGGATCGAAATGGGTGACCACCTGTGGATGGCTCGCTTCATTCTCCATAGAGTGTGTGAAGATTTTGGCGTGGTGGCAACTCTTGACCCCAAACCTATGACCGGTAACTGGAACGGAGCTGGATGTCATACAAACTACAGCACCACGGAGATGAGGAAGGAGGGTGGCCTAAA ACACATTGAAGATGCCATCGAGAAACTGGGTAAACGCCACGACTACCACATCTGCGTCTACGACCCCCGAGGAGGAAAGGACAACTCTCGCCGTCTGACCGGTCAGCACGAAACCTCCAACATCCACGAATTCTCAGCCGGTGTCGCCAACCGCGGCGCCAGTATACGAATTCCACGCCAGGTAGGACAGGAAGGATTCGGTTACTTTGAAGATCGTCGGCCGGCTGCCAACTGCGACCCGTATGCCGTTAACGAGGCCCTTGTGAGGACGACCATCCTGAACGAGATCGGCAGTGAAACAAAAGACTACTGGAAGAATTAA